The region AGAAAAGATTCAAGATGCCCTGAATACAATTGGCCAATCTATGCGAGAAGATGACCAAACCAATTCAGATCTTGCAAATACAATCAACGATGTCACTTGGCTCTCAGAGACTAACTCATTAATTTTTGTAGGTACTGAACTCTCTTTACAAAAAATTAGAGATGTCATTCGTGAAATCGATGTACCCTCTCGGCAAGTTTATGTCGAAGTCCTTGTGATCCGTACAAGTTTACAAAATTCTTTAAACTTTGGCGTACAACTAGGCGCTATTGTGCAAACTAAGAAAGGCTTTTCTATTGGAATAGGTGATTTTAATCCAGCAACAACTCCGAGCGGCTTTTCCAATGCCTTCCAAGTACCTCCAACGATAGGAACAGCTGCAGTTCCTACTATCCCTATGATAGGCGGATTTAATTTAGGCTCTATCGGTAACTTCATTACGCATAATGGTAACGTTTTTGGCACTCTTGGTGCACTTGTCACCGCATTACAGCTTGAAAGTGACACTAAAATTATCTTGAATCCAAAAATCATTGTAGAAGATAACAGAAAAGCACAAGTGTTTGTTGGAACAAACTCTCCATTCACAACAACCAACGTACAAATTCAAGCAGCTAATAACAGCACAGGTTTTACCGTAGACTACCGAGATACAGGCGTTCTTTTGCAAGTAACCCCGCTTTTAGGTCTTAGCAACATGGTAACACTTGAAATCCACCAAGAGATCAACGAGATTGACCCAACTAGCAATTTATTCATTTCAGGATTCCCTGTACCTACAACTAACAAAATCCTTACAACAACACGTGTTCATGTCCCAAGTGGCTACTTCATCGTTCTTAGTGGTATGATTCAAAATACTAAGACCTATGTCCGCTCAGGTATTCCTTGTCTTGGCTGTTTGCCTGTTATTGGATCTGCCTTCAGCCAGCAAGCTCAATCCTGTGTCAAAGACAACATCATCATCTTCTTGAATCCTCGCATCATTGACACCCCTTGCCAAATTGCTCGCTTGACAGATGCAGAAGGTGTAGATTTCTATGAAAACTCAATGCCAGATAGCTGCTTCCCTGAAGGACAGTGCTGTCGTTACTATAATGAAGCATTTGGCAACAGCTCTTTCTTGCCATGCCCTCCAGAGGGACCCATGATGTACTGCCCACCCATGCAACAAAGATAATCTTGAAGTGCGCAAAAGTATTTTAATCGTTCTTGCAATTGCCTTTATATCCTCTTGTACAATTCCAAAGGTGCCCTTCTACCCACACGTTTCTTATACGCCACCTGCAAGCTGTTTAAAGCATACCCCCGCTCCTTTCTGCCCCCTCTCTGCACAAGAACAGAGCACAGACTTTGCAAAAGAAATGAAGATCGCCTTGGTCTTTGCAGAAGAGCGTGATTTCTACCGAGCAATTACAGGCTTTAAAAGAGCTCTCATCTTGCTACCACAAGATAATCTGTATAGAAAATTGGAACTTGAATATGATATCGTACTCTCCTACTACCTTGCAGAGAAATATGATGATGCACTCACAGCTTTTGAAAATAGCTGTCTAAAGTCTCATATTTCAGCAACATTTCCAGCCCTACATGACCTTCTTGTAATACTCTATGACAGCTGCAAAAAAAGCTGTGATTCAGAAAAATCTGCTTCCATTCTGTGTTGGATAGAAAAAATCTATCCTCAAACTGCATGTAGACTAAAAATTGCTGAAGCCGTTGAAACAGGCCATCTCAAAGAAGCAGGATCTCTTCCTGGAGCACCCCCATATTTTTGCAATCTCTATAACTGCTACACAAAAGACCTCAAATCTAAAAGGGCTGCAGAGACCCTCAACGCTATTCTTCCAGGAGCAGGCTACTGGTATGTTGGACAAAAAAATACAGCCATTACAGCCATTATTGTCAATGCTCTCTTCATTGCAGCCGCCTATCAATTTTTTCATCGAGGCTATAATGCAGCTGGCATCATTACAGCCAGCTTAGAAGGTGGATGGTATATGGGCGGTATCTATGGTGGTGGAAGAGCTGCTGCAGAGTATAATGAACATAAATATGAAGAATATGGAAAAAAAGCACTTGATGAATCAGGCCTATATCCTGTCCTCATGCTCAACTACATCTTTTAAAAAATGAAAACACATCTCCTAATAATATTACTGCTACAAACATCTATTTTTGCAAATCCTTGCTTTATAGAGCCTTGGGGAAAGGATGCCTCTCTTGTACATCCCGCAAAAAAGCCATGCTGTAAACCCAACTTCCCACTTACATCCCTTGGAGAAGCCCTCATTCGCTTTCATCAAAACGTCATCTCTCCAATAGATGGCCCAAGAAGCCACTATAGACCAAGCAGCTCTCAATATGCCATGGACGCAATCAGAACATATGGATTTTTTCCTGGAATTGCTCTTGGATGCGATAGGCTCCTAAGAGAAAATAGTGATCCTTGGATCTACGACAAAGTCCCCTTTGATGGAACGACTTTAAAATGGGATCCAGTTGAGGGGACAAGATCTTGGTTCAAAGACTCATCTTCTCCGTGAAGACGAGACAAAGCCTCTGCCCATAACATCGCTTTTTGCGTTGCATGCGCAGGATGCTTTTCCTCATAAAAAAATAGATTTTCAGAACCAAGTTTGCTTGCAAGACCAGAATCACAAAATACTTGCCACACTTGCCTAGATATTCCACTTGCCACAAGATGCCTTCCTGTACGGTGCAAGTAATCATATAAATGCTGCAACACAACACAAGCTGTTGCATCCACATGGTATGCATTCGTCATATGCAAAACAACTACTTTAACATGCGCATCTTCTGCAATCGATTTAACAGTTGTTTGCAAAAGGTCTGCTGCTGCAAAAAAGAGTTCTCCTTCCACTTGTAAAACACGAATTTCTTTATTTACAGAAGGCTCGCTTGCAATCAGGACAGAAAGCTCTCCAGATTTATCTACAGCGCATTCCACAAAGCGCGGTGTCGATGCTTTTTTAAGATATAGGACTATCGATAAGATCACGCCCATATAAAATGCAATTTCCAGGTTAAAAAGTACGCATGCAAGCACAGTTACCACTAAGACAACACAATCAGAAGCTGTTGCTTTAATACACAATTTAAGTTCAGACACATTAATCATGCGCACTGCAGAAACAAGTAAGATCGCAGCTAGTGCAGAAAGAGGAATATTTGCAACAATGGGCTGAAAAACATAGAAAATTGCTCCAACAAATACACCACTAAGAACTGCAGCAATGCGTGTTTTTGCACCAAAACTATAATTTAAAGAGCTTCTAGCAAAGCTTCCAGAACAAGGCATCGAACCCAAACAAGAAACTAAGATATTACTTACGCCCATAGCCAGTATTTCTTGGTTCATAGAAAGTACTTGACCCGTATGTGCTGCAATAGTTTTGGCAATAGTTGTAGCTTCTAATATTCCAAGTAAAGCAATCGCAAAAGCTATTGGCAAAAGAGTATTCATGATGCGTGCATCAAAAAAAGGCATAGAAATCGTTGGAAATATTGAGTCGATCTCGCCAAAGTCTTTTACAAGAACTACATGGGCAAATGAATTAGTGCTATCGATACTGTTGACAAGTAAGACTGCAGAACTTGCAATGGCTAGCATAATGACAGCAACAGGTATACGTTTACTTAGGCGAGAGCCTAATAAAAGAAAGATGATACTACCAAGGCCAAGAAGCACCGTTGGCAAATGCGCTTGTTGAATATGCAAAACAAGGTATTCTAATTTTTCATAGATACCAGATGGATGCTCTTGGGTTGACATGCCAACAAAGTAATAAAACTGGCTTACAACGATGGCAAGAGCTGCTCCTACAACATAGCCAATAACAACAGAGCGGCTGACAAATTGCGTCAACCTACCCAATTTGAAAACACCAGCAAGAAGTTGTAAAATCCCAACAACAAGAGTTAATTGTATCATGATGTTTAGAGCTAAATTACTTCGCTCAACAGGACCTACATCTCGATAATAGGTATAAAGAATTTCTGCAATACCTGCTTGAATTAGAATAGCTATTGTATTTGTAGGACCCACAACCAAGTGCCGAGAGGATCCAAAAGCTGCAGCAAAAATGGCACCAAAAATTGTAGCAAAAACACCTACTATAGGGGGCAAGCCAGCTGCAAGCGCATAGGCCATAGAAAGTGGAACAGATAGGAGCGCAACACCAAGAGCTGCAAATACATCTGCTCGAAGCATATCGAGCCTATAATTTCCAAACCCTCTCCATAAAACTGATAGAGATATCTCATCATGACTATGTTTCATTATTATGCATCCATTTCGCACTATGATAATATCTTTCTATTCTTTCAAACAAGATAATTTTAAAAAATAATCATTCATTTTTATCTTATATTGAAGTAAACTCATACCTTCTATTTGGAGAAGTTTATGACTAGGTTACTAAAAGTGGCGCTTGTTGGCAGACCTAATGTGGGAAAATCCGCACTGTTTAACCGCATATGTAAAAAAAAGATTGCTATTGTTGACGAAGCAGAGGGAATTACAAGAGATCGACTCTACACATCAGCGGATTTTTTTGGCATGCCCTTTACCCTCATTGACACAGGTGGAATCGATGCAAAGAGCAAGGCGGAATTTAACGAGGAAGTAAAGCAACAAGCTGAAATTGCCATTGAAGAAGCTGATGTTTTAATCATGATTGTAGATGCACAAATAGGAAACACAGCACTCGATAAAGAAGTTGCCGAAATTCTTTTACGCACACAGAAACCTCTCTATCTTGCGATTAATAAAGTGGATGATGCATGCCATGAATCCTCTATGCATGAATTTTATTCCCTAGGCATTAAAAAAATGATTGGCGTTTCTGCAACACAAGGCCGAAACATTGCTGAACTGTTAGAAGCAGCTTTTTCCACGTTTCCAAAAGATTCTTTTGAGGAAATACAAGATAGTTCCATAAAAATTGCTATTATTGGACGCCCAAACGTGGGTAAATCCACCCTTGTTAATTTTCTCTTAGGAGATAATCATCGCTGCATCGTAAGTCCTATTGCAGGAACTACAAGAGATAGCATCGATGTAAAACTTATTCATGACGACACAGAATATACCCTTATTGATACTGCAGGCATTCGAAGAAAGCAAAAAGAACATGAAGTTGTCGACAAATTTGCCTTCATTCGAACAGAAAGAGCTATCGAAAGGGCAGATGTATGCCTGTTTCTACTCGATGCAACGCAAGGCATGACAGCACAAGAAAAGCACATAGCCAAAATGGTAGAAGAGAAGGGTAAAGGATGCGTTCTTTTCTTTAACAAGTGGGACCTTGTCAAAGGCTTTCGCATGGAACACTGTTTACAAGGTATTCAGCAAGAGGCTGCATTTTTAAGCCATTGTCCAACTGTTTTTGGCTCTGCAAATACAGGCAGGAATGTCTTCAAGCTACTCTCTTTAGCAAAAGAGGTCTATGAAGCGGGTAAAGAACGCATTAATACTCCCAAGCTTAATAAGTTTATCGAACTTACTCTACAAAAAAACCATCCACCTATGCTGCAAGGAAAGCGCCTTCGTATCTATTACATGGTGCAAGTTGACACACAGCCCCCCACCTTTGTGCTCTTTCTTAACTATGCAAACTTGATGCTAGACTCTTACAAAAAGTTTCTTCTCAACCAATTTAGGCTCTCCTTTAACTTCAAAGGGAATCCTAT is a window of Chlamydiales bacterium DNA encoding:
- the yidD gene encoding membrane protein insertion efficiency factor YidD — protein: MKTHLLIILLLQTSIFANPCFIEPWGKDASLVHPAKKPCCKPNFPLTSLGEALIRFHQNVISPIDGPRSHYRPSSSQYAMDAIRTYGFFPGIALGCDRLLRENSDPWIYDKVPFDGTTLKWDPVEGTRSWFKDSSSP
- a CDS encoding SulP family inorganic anion transporter, with protein sequence MKHSHDEISLSVLWRGFGNYRLDMLRADVFAALGVALLSVPLSMAYALAAGLPPIVGVFATIFGAIFAAAFGSSRHLVVGPTNTIAILIQAGIAEILYTYYRDVGPVERSNLALNIMIQLTLVVGILQLLAGVFKLGRLTQFVSRSVVIGYVVGAALAIVVSQFYYFVGMSTQEHPSGIYEKLEYLVLHIQQAHLPTVLLGLGSIIFLLLGSRLSKRIPVAVIMLAIASSAVLLVNSIDSTNSFAHVVLVKDFGEIDSIFPTISMPFFDARIMNTLLPIAFAIALLGILEATTIAKTIAAHTGQVLSMNQEILAMGVSNILVSCLGSMPCSGSFARSSLNYSFGAKTRIAAVLSGVFVGAIFYVFQPIVANIPLSALAAILLVSAVRMINVSELKLCIKATASDCVVLVVTVLACVLFNLEIAFYMGVILSIVLYLKKASTPRFVECAVDKSGELSVLIASEPSVNKEIRVLQVEGELFFAAADLLQTTVKSIAEDAHVKVVVLHMTNAYHVDATACVVLQHLYDYLHRTGRHLVASGISRQVWQVFCDSGLASKLGSENLFFYEEKHPAHATQKAMLWAEALSRLHGEDESLNQDLVPSTGSHFKVVPSKGTLS
- the der gene encoding ribosome biogenesis GTPase Der, translating into MTRLLKVALVGRPNVGKSALFNRICKKKIAIVDEAEGITRDRLYTSADFFGMPFTLIDTGGIDAKSKAEFNEEVKQQAEIAIEEADVLIMIVDAQIGNTALDKEVAEILLRTQKPLYLAINKVDDACHESSMHEFYSLGIKKMIGVSATQGRNIAELLEAAFSTFPKDSFEEIQDSSIKIAIIGRPNVGKSTLVNFLLGDNHRCIVSPIAGTTRDSIDVKLIHDDTEYTLIDTAGIRRKQKEHEVVDKFAFIRTERAIERADVCLFLLDATQGMTAQEKHIAKMVEEKGKGCVLFFNKWDLVKGFRMEHCLQGIQQEAAFLSHCPTVFGSANTGRNVFKLLSLAKEVYEAGKERINTPKLNKFIELTLQKNHPPMLQGKRLRIYYMVQVDTQPPTFVLFLNYANLMLDSYKKFLLNQFRLSFNFKGNPIVFHLKNKVRKETREPLNEHPRRETTFEYTSEDLGDEFEYDEEPIHDLEYES